A section of the Fibrobacter sp. genome encodes:
- a CDS encoding purine permease: MNNSSENIYQLDGRVPVLKALPFGLQHVLAMFVANITPIMILAGVVNLDKGLTAALVQNCMIIAGIGTLVQLFPIWKIGSRLPIVMGISFTFLSVSIGIATTQGMGTLMGAVIVGGIVEGILGLFAKYWLKLIPHIVAATVVTAIGFSLLPIGANSFAGGQGSADFGATHNWIVGSVTLLTCLLTQVFAKGFLRSLSVLVGLVVGYVLALCMGMVDFSGLSNCSIVALPKILPFSPEFHIGPILSVVAIFLVSATETVGDSSALVNGALKRQIHKSEMGGAISCDGFVSTISGIFGCTPITSFSQNVGLASLSGVVNRFTIATGAIVMLLGGIFPPIGTLLTTIPQAVLGGCTIMMFGSILFAGFGMMSKSGFSQRNMVIVSLSLSVGLGFTQAAGMFKEFPQIFQTIFAENCVAVVFLLAVILNLVLPKEKEEKKAENSTEK; encoded by the coding sequence ATGAACAATTCATCAGAAAACATCTATCAGTTGGACGGCCGCGTGCCGGTGCTGAAGGCTTTGCCCTTCGGCTTGCAGCATGTGCTGGCCATGTTCGTTGCAAACATTACCCCCATCATGATTCTTGCCGGGGTTGTAAACCTGGATAAGGGGCTGACAGCGGCCCTCGTTCAGAACTGTATGATCATTGCAGGTATCGGTACCCTGGTGCAGCTTTTCCCCATCTGGAAAATCGGTTCCAGGTTGCCCATCGTCATGGGCATCAGCTTCACCTTCCTTTCTGTTTCCATCGGCATCGCCACCACCCAGGGCATGGGCACCCTCATGGGCGCCGTGATTGTTGGCGGTATCGTGGAAGGCATACTTGGACTTTTTGCAAAATACTGGTTGAAGCTTATTCCGCATATTGTGGCAGCGACTGTGGTAACGGCTATCGGTTTTTCGCTGTTACCTATCGGCGCAAACTCCTTCGCCGGCGGCCAGGGTTCTGCGGACTTCGGCGCAACACACAATTGGATCGTTGGAAGCGTCACCTTGCTCACCTGCTTGCTTACGCAGGTTTTCGCCAAGGGCTTCCTCCGCTCCCTCTCTGTGCTGGTGGGCCTTGTGGTCGGTTACGTTCTTGCTCTCTGCATGGGCATGGTGGACTTCTCCGGACTTTCTAACTGCAGCATCGTGGCGCTCCCCAAGATTTTACCCTTCTCTCCGGAATTCCACATTGGACCTATTCTTTCTGTGGTAGCCATCTTCCTGGTTTCTGCAACGGAAACCGTGGGCGATTCCAGCGCTCTTGTAAACGGAGCCCTCAAGCGCCAGATTCACAAGTCCGAAATGGGCGGTGCCATTTCCTGCGACGGTTTCGTCAGCACCATCTCCGGTATCTTTGGTTGCACCCCCATCACCTCCTTCAGCCAGAACGTGGGCCTTGCATCCCTCTCCGGTGTGGTGAACCGCTTTACCATCGCCACTGGCGCTATCGTCATGCTGCTGGGCGGCATCTTCCCGCCCATCGGTACATTGCTTACCACCATCCCGCAGGCAGTGCTTGGCGGCTGCACCATCATGATGTTCGGCTCCATTCTGTTTGCAGGTTTCGGCATGATGTCCAAGAGCGGATTTAGCCAGCGCAACATGGTCATCGTGAGCCTCTCCCTTAGCGTGGGCCTTGGCTTTACACAGGCCGCTGGCATGTTCAAGGAATTCCCGCAAATCTTCCAGACCATCTTCGCAGAAAACTGCGTGGCCGTGGTGTTCCTGCTGGCAGTGATCCTGAACCTGGTTTTGCCCAAGGAAAAGGAAGAAAAGAAAGCAGAAAACTCTACTGAAAAATAA
- a CDS encoding N-acetyltransferase family protein, with protein MLGYCYAGVFKGRAAYSRSVETSIYVKMGEHGKGYGRALYNELEKELKARGILNAYACIASPKPGSTHLDNSSQKFHEHMGYSLVGTFNDCAYKFGQWYNMIWMEKMLGEHL; from the coding sequence ATTCTTGGGTACTGTTACGCAGGGGTTTTCAAGGGCCGCGCCGCCTACAGCCGCAGCGTAGAAACATCCATCTACGTCAAGATGGGCGAACACGGGAAAGGCTATGGCCGCGCCCTGTATAACGAACTGGAAAAAGAACTGAAGGCTCGCGGGATTCTAAACGCCTACGCCTGCATCGCTTCGCCAAAACCTGGCAGCACCCACCTGGACAACAGCAGCCAGAAATTTCACGAACACATGGGCTACTCGCTGGTAGGCACCTTCAACGACTGCGCCTACAAATTCGGGCAATGGTATAACATGATCTGGATGGAAAAAATGCTGGGGGAACATCTGTAA
- a CDS encoding flavin reductase family protein, which produces MRKDLGKKALLYPQPVLIIGTYNEDKTPNAMVAAWGCVNDFDKVTICIDKTHKTMDNIKANKCLTVSMATAANIKQLDYLGITSGHKVADKFAKSGLSAVKSKKVKAPIIKELPLTLECKVMSYDEETELLYTQVVGVSADESILNAKGKVDIKKLCPLCYDPEGHGYYALGEKIGNAFKDGKSIK; this is translated from the coding sequence ATGCGCAAGGATCTCGGAAAGAAAGCTCTGCTTTACCCCCAGCCCGTTTTGATCATCGGGACCTACAACGAAGACAAGACCCCCAACGCCATGGTGGCCGCCTGGGGATGCGTCAACGATTTCGACAAGGTGACCATCTGCATCGACAAGACTCACAAGACCATGGACAACATCAAGGCGAACAAGTGCCTGACCGTGAGCATGGCCACCGCCGCAAACATCAAGCAGCTGGACTACCTGGGAATCACCTCGGGTCACAAGGTTGCGGACAAATTTGCAAAGTCCGGACTTTCCGCCGTCAAGAGCAAGAAGGTCAAGGCCCCCATCATCAAGGAACTCCCCCTGACCTTGGAATGCAAGGTCATGAGCTACGACGAAGAAACGGAACTGCTCTACACCCAGGTGGTGGGCGTTTCCGCCGACGAATCCATATTGAACGCAAAGGGCAAGGTGGACATCAAGAAACTTTGCCCCCTGTGCTACGATCCCGAAGGTCATGGCTATTACGCCCTAGGCGAAAAAATCGGCAACGCCTTCAAGGACGGAAAGAGCATTAAATAA
- a CDS encoding glycoside hydrolase family 5 protein, whose protein sequence is MRLLSLVVCAFALWACTSDNAVEFYLEEIASEAPVADSTSVEVLDTSLVDVADSSVVEVADTTLVEVPADTAKVDSPAVEVEIVIPSYKPVVFPESERVGPVSQYGKLLAGKNSRGVGRIYGSCQGVADSAEVQVRGMSLYWSLLHQATMFYSDAGISTMVKDMKIELIRAAIGTEEYWGGTPGFLRDPDAQRELIEEVVKAAVKYDIYVIIDWHSHTAHKQLADAIPFFAEMAQKYGKYDNVIFEVYNEPTQIEWDTVKTYANRVIDVIRQFSDNLVLVGSPTWDQSPQRAIGNEVTDPAHNVAYTFHYYANSHLVSTTGRGANRAMDAGLSIFVSEWGTGAASGRGVPNVERNAEWQKWLNENKLSSANWSASKINEGTAAFLQETTVDSLVYSEAGNLVKGYLSTNPDSYVRCKAEP, encoded by the coding sequence ATGCGTCTTTTGTCCCTGGTGGTTTGTGCCTTTGCCCTTTGGGCTTGCACTAGTGATAATGCAGTGGAATTTTATCTAGAGGAAATCGCAAGCGAGGCTCCCGTAGCTGATTCCACTTCTGTGGAGGTTTTGGATACCTCTCTTGTGGATGTTGCTGATTCCTCCGTTGTTGAGGTTGCCGATACGACTTTGGTGGAGGTGCCGGCAGATACGGCGAAGGTTGATTCTCCTGCCGTGGAAGTGGAAATAGTCATTCCCTCTTACAAGCCCGTCGTGTTTCCCGAGAGTGAACGTGTCGGACCCGTGAGCCAGTACGGAAAACTGCTTGCAGGTAAAAATTCCCGCGGTGTCGGCCGAATTTATGGCAGCTGCCAAGGCGTTGCCGATAGCGCCGAGGTCCAGGTTCGTGGAATGAGTCTCTATTGGAGCCTGCTGCATCAGGCTACCATGTTCTACTCTGATGCGGGCATTTCTACCATGGTGAAGGACATGAAGATTGAACTGATTCGAGCTGCCATCGGTACGGAGGAATATTGGGGCGGAACACCAGGATTTCTTCGCGATCCCGATGCTCAAAGAGAATTGATTGAGGAAGTTGTCAAGGCTGCGGTAAAGTACGATATTTACGTGATTATCGACTGGCATTCCCATACCGCTCACAAGCAGCTTGCCGATGCAATTCCGTTCTTTGCGGAAATGGCACAAAAGTACGGCAAATATGACAACGTGATTTTTGAAGTTTACAATGAACCCACACAAATTGAGTGGGATACGGTTAAGACTTACGCAAACAGGGTTATCGATGTTATTAGACAGTTCTCCGACAACCTTGTTCTTGTGGGAAGTCCCACATGGGACCAGTCTCCTCAAAGGGCTATTGGCAATGAAGTGACGGATCCTGCCCACAATGTGGCCTACACGTTCCATTACTATGCAAATTCCCACCTGGTTTCTACTACGGGTAGGGGCGCCAACAGGGCCATGGACGCGGGGCTTTCCATCTTTGTTAGTGAATGGGGCACGGGTGCTGCAAGCGGCAGGGGTGTTCCAAATGTGGAGCGCAATGCGGAATGGCAGAAGTGGCTTAACGAGAATAAGCTCTCCTCTGCGAACTGGTCTGCGTCCAAGATTAATGAGGGCACGGCCGCATTCCTTCAGGAAACCACGGTTGATTCACTGGTTTACAGCGAGGCGGGAAATTTGGTAAAGGGCTATTTATCTACAAATCCCGATAGTTATGTACGCTGTAAGGCTGAACCCTGA
- a CDS encoding PorV/PorQ family protein — protein sequence MMKKLLATALLCSATAAFAGEFWHVDRGGSSMKFLSMQTSARSAAMSGAGVADAGRVSEVGRNPLAMSAVNEAEFGLNQIIFDEHGADNFVSAYYGLPFSIANYPLAMSMTVDFLGYDGIEGRDENGLKTDDYGAYAWSLQAGLGSRGKVFNWAATARFAQQTIDDESAIAILGDAGLSYRVNKYVGFGATVTNAGYMGDYDGEDEVAPMAVQAGVSGILPISESWNIHLNVDAYRRADTEDQWLFGGEVNYMDALSLRLGYAIRPDTENGISCGLGFAFGMIVFDYGYSPRPAFEGGNHYLSIGLKF from the coding sequence ATGATGAAGAAACTTCTTGCAACCGCTTTGCTTTGTTCCGCCACAGCCGCCTTTGCTGGCGAGTTTTGGCATGTGGACCGCGGTGGTTCTTCCATGAAGTTTCTTTCTATGCAGACTTCCGCTCGTTCTGCCGCCATGTCTGGCGCAGGTGTGGCAGATGCTGGCCGCGTATCCGAAGTAGGGCGCAACCCGTTGGCCATGAGCGCAGTCAATGAAGCTGAATTCGGTTTGAACCAAATCATCTTCGATGAGCATGGCGCCGATAATTTTGTTTCGGCCTATTACGGCTTGCCCTTCTCCATTGCGAACTATCCTCTGGCCATGTCCATGACGGTGGATTTCCTTGGTTATGACGGTATCGAGGGCCGCGACGAGAACGGCCTCAAGACTGATGATTACGGCGCCTACGCCTGGAGCCTTCAGGCAGGTCTCGGCAGCCGCGGCAAGGTTTTCAACTGGGCTGCTACCGCACGCTTTGCACAGCAGACTATCGACGATGAATCCGCCATCGCCATTCTTGGTGACGCCGGTCTCTCTTACCGCGTGAACAAGTACGTGGGTTTTGGCGCTACCGTGACCAACGCCGGTTACATGGGCGACTACGACGGCGAAGACGAAGTGGCCCCCATGGCAGTCCAGGCTGGTGTCAGCGGTATCCTGCCTATTTCTGAAAGTTGGAACATCCATCTTAATGTAGATGCATACCGCCGTGCCGATACGGAAGACCAGTGGCTCTTTGGCGGTGAAGTCAACTACATGGACGCTCTTTCCTTGCGTCTTGGTTATGCCATCCGTCCCGACACCGAGAATGGTATCAGCTGCGGTCTTGGCTTTGCCTTCGGCATGATCGTGTTTGACTACGGTTACAGCCCCCGCCCCGCATTTGAAGGCGGAAATCATTACCTTAGTATCGGTCTCAAGTTCTAG
- a CDS encoding phosphomannomutase yields the protein MSVAMQDVMKQSGVAFGTSGARGLVSAMTDRVCYVYARSFIKYCEASYKCDHEIAIAGDLRPSTGRILQALVKAGQDAGWKVTYCGRIPSPAIALYGLDKKLPTIMVTGSHIPADRNGIKFNHPNGEITKADEQGIVSQSVDFDEAMFGADGMLVAAPELPAVEKEAEENYCLRYPKFFGEKALQGLTIGVYQHSAVGRDIVVRVLESLGACVKPFGRSDVFVPVDTEAIRPEDEELAREFTHKDYVDAVFSTDGDSDRPLLADDVGMWLRGDVLGILASQALGIKRIATPVSCNTSLEKCGSFEKIERSRIGSPYVIAGMESLVDANSADVSVAGYEANGGFLLQTDLKRTAYDGVTRTLPALPTRDALLPMIAVMVMVREQKMCVVDLLRKLPKRFTVSDRLKEFPTEISKAKLAEIREQKLGEKLFGKFAAKPSKFNKGAPFHGKMVSLNEVDGYRMEFDSGDIVHLRPSGNAPEFRCYVETEGKERSAELLADCLKVMEGWRK from the coding sequence ATGTCCGTTGCAATGCAAGATGTAATGAAGCAGTCCGGTGTGGCTTTCGGTACCAGTGGGGCACGCGGCCTGGTTTCTGCCATGACCGATCGCGTATGCTACGTTTACGCTCGCTCCTTTATCAAGTACTGCGAAGCTTCCTACAAGTGCGATCACGAAATCGCAATCGCTGGCGACCTTCGCCCCAGTACCGGTCGCATCTTGCAGGCTCTGGTGAAGGCTGGTCAGGATGCCGGCTGGAAGGTGACTTACTGCGGCCGCATTCCGTCCCCTGCAATCGCCCTCTATGGCCTCGACAAGAAGCTGCCCACCATCATGGTGACCGGCTCCCATATTCCCGCCGACCGCAACGGCATCAAGTTCAACCACCCCAATGGCGAAATCACCAAGGCTGACGAACAAGGTATCGTAAGCCAGAGTGTTGATTTTGACGAAGCCATGTTTGGCGCCGACGGCATGCTCGTCGCCGCTCCAGAACTTCCTGCAGTCGAAAAGGAAGCAGAAGAAAACTACTGCCTGCGTTACCCCAAGTTTTTTGGCGAAAAGGCCCTGCAGGGTTTGACTATCGGCGTGTACCAGCATTCCGCAGTTGGCCGCGATATCGTGGTCCGCGTTCTTGAAAGCCTTGGCGCCTGCGTCAAGCCCTTTGGCCGCAGTGACGTTTTTGTTCCCGTGGATACTGAAGCTATCCGCCCCGAAGATGAGGAACTGGCCCGCGAATTTACCCACAAGGATTATGTAGACGCCGTGTTCAGTACCGATGGCGATAGCGACCGCCCGCTTTTGGCCGATGACGTGGGCATGTGGCTCCGCGGTGACGTTCTTGGCATTCTCGCTTCCCAGGCTCTGGGTATCAAGCGCATTGCTACTCCCGTCAGCTGCAATACCTCTCTTGAAAAGTGCGGCAGCTTTGAAAAGATTGAACGTTCCCGCATCGGTTCTCCGTATGTAATCGCCGGCATGGAAAGCCTCGTGGACGCGAACTCCGCGGATGTGTCCGTCGCAGGTTACGAAGCCAACGGCGGTTTCTTGCTGCAGACCGACCTGAAGCGTACCGCCTACGATGGCGTTACCCGTACGCTGCCCGCTCTGCCTACCCGCGACGCTCTGCTTCCCATGATCGCTGTGATGGTCATGGTTCGCGAACAGAAGATGTGCGTCGTTGATTTGCTCCGCAAACTTCCCAAGCGCTTCACCGTAAGCGACCGCCTCAAGGAATTCCCCACCGAGATTTCCAAGGCAAAGCTTGCCGAAATCCGCGAGCAGAAGCTTGGCGAAAAGCTGTTCGGCAAGTTTGCCGCAAAGCCCAGCAAGTTCAACAAGGGCGCTCCTTTCCACGGCAAGATGGTTTCCCTCAACGAAGTGGACGGCTACCGTATGGAATTTGACTCCGGCGATATCGTGCACCTGCGCCCCAGCGGCAACGCCCCGGAATTCCGCTGCTATGTGGAAACCGAAGGCAAGGAACGCTCCGCCGAACTTCTGGCCGACTGCCTCAAGGTCATGGAAGGCTGGAGAAAGTAG
- a CDS encoding metallophosphoesterase — protein MNIFFVSDLHIDFYTPLSRTVSLLRRYFQEFFERNFLPADACCIAGDISNNYFTYVEFLKFIAEKYRQVYVCLGNHDVICEREGIFGVDRDFPTSESKIAYYLEEAAKIPNVHLLENSRIGNVAGCLGMCDFTYRHRPDASVEEYKFLWKARWFDGRHWNYKDNDTDALWAHYKAVMNDLTAARPKVMMTHFLPMEFGMAEMYLTNPNSTYFFFQGDEFLRNLDDGSIWQAGHTHSAIKRVVCDSLGKSHLLLCNPVGYPNEHPYEENSLKREDFLLEI, from the coding sequence ATGAATATTTTTTTCGTTAGCGATCTGCATATTGACTTTTATACACCCTTGTCCAGAACGGTGTCCTTGTTGCGTCGCTATTTTCAGGAATTTTTCGAGCGCAATTTCTTGCCGGCGGATGCGTGCTGCATTGCGGGTGACATATCCAATAATTACTTCACCTACGTGGAGTTCCTGAAGTTCATTGCGGAAAAATACCGGCAGGTCTATGTGTGCCTGGGCAATCATGATGTCATTTGTGAACGTGAGGGAATTTTCGGCGTGGATCGCGACTTTCCTACTTCTGAAAGTAAGATTGCCTATTATCTTGAGGAAGCGGCGAAGATTCCCAATGTCCACCTGCTGGAAAATTCCCGTATCGGAAACGTTGCGGGTTGCTTGGGAATGTGCGATTTTACCTACAGGCATCGTCCGGATGCATCTGTCGAGGAATACAAATTCCTGTGGAAAGCACGCTGGTTCGATGGCCGCCACTGGAATTACAAGGACAACGATACCGACGCTCTCTGGGCCCATTACAAGGCTGTCATGAACGACCTGACAGCAGCCCGCCCGAAGGTGATGATGACCCATTTTTTGCCTATGGAATTCGGCATGGCGGAAATGTACCTGACCAATCCGAATTCCACCTACTTCTTCTTTCAGGGAGACGAGTTCCTGAGAAATCTGGACGATGGTTCCATCTGGCAGGCGGGCCACACCCATTCCGCCATCAAGCGGGTGGTATGCGATAGCCTCGGCAAATCTCACCTGCTGCTTTGCAATCCCGTAGGTTACCCAAACGAACATCCCTACGAAGAAAACAGCCTGAAGCGGGAAGACTTTCTGCTGGAAATTTGA
- a CDS encoding xanthine phosphoribosyltransferase gives MNFLEEKILRDGVIKEGNILKVDSFLNHQIDVDIMRQMAYEFQRRYRDVEINKILTIEASGIAIATLLGHLYDVPVVFAKKSQTANSTDDKYVAQAYSFTHKKMNNVFISKPYMKATDKVLIVDDFLADGAAAHALIDLVHQAGGTVAGLGIAIEKGQQKGGSTLREEGYRVESIAIVESMDWQTQTIKFREQPELPLKNTNLKLG, from the coding sequence ATGAACTTTCTTGAAGAAAAGATTCTCCGTGACGGCGTCATTAAGGAAGGAAACATCCTTAAGGTTGACAGCTTTTTGAATCATCAGATCGACGTGGATATTATGCGCCAGATGGCCTACGAATTCCAGCGCCGCTATCGCGATGTGGAAATCAACAAGATTCTGACTATTGAAGCCAGCGGCATCGCCATCGCCACACTGCTGGGACATCTTTACGACGTGCCCGTGGTTTTTGCGAAGAAGAGCCAGACCGCCAACAGCACCGACGACAAGTACGTGGCTCAGGCCTACTCCTTTACCCATAAGAAGATGAACAACGTGTTCATTTCAAAGCCCTACATGAAGGCTACCGACAAGGTCTTGATCGTAGACGACTTTTTGGCAGATGGCGCAGCAGCACACGCCTTGATTGACCTGGTCCATCAGGCTGGCGGCACTGTGGCAGGTCTCGGCATCGCCATCGAGAAGGGTCAGCAGAAGGGCGGCAGCACCCTGCGTGAAGAAGGCTACCGCGTGGAATCCATCGCCATCGTGGAATCCATGGATTGGCAGACGCAGACCATCAAGTTTAGGGAACAGCCGGAACTGCCGCTAAAGAATACGAATTTGAAACTGGGTTAG
- the rsmA gene encoding 16S rRNA (adenine(1518)-N(6)/adenine(1519)-N(6))-dimethyltransferase RsmA has product MDRARRRKFGQNFLDVPTAMAIAGDLPASNGEAVLEIGPGHGALTEHLLNRGVELTAVEIDEQCVEVLNGKFGDRKNFHITNIDFLKFDLQAFLDAHEKPWVTGNLPYNVSTAIIAGLMPRLHLTKGFMGMVQLEVAERICAAPCSSNYGSLSVLVSAYADTQILRKIGPEHFTPKPNVDSATMLLTPRADALQAPEGFFDFVRAAFTQKRKTLTNSFGKAYDKKKIQEAIEVLDYPTTVRAEELSPEQFLEFYKVIVGA; this is encoded by the coding sequence ATGGATAGAGCACGACGTCGCAAATTCGGCCAGAACTTTCTGGATGTTCCCACCGCCATGGCGATCGCAGGCGATTTGCCTGCGAGCAACGGCGAAGCCGTCCTGGAAATCGGTCCAGGCCATGGCGCCCTCACAGAACACCTGCTGAACCGCGGTGTAGAACTGACCGCCGTCGAAATCGACGAACAGTGCGTCGAAGTGCTGAACGGAAAATTCGGCGACCGCAAGAATTTCCATATCACGAACATCGACTTTTTGAAATTCGACCTCCAGGCATTCCTGGATGCCCACGAAAAACCCTGGGTCACAGGAAACCTGCCCTACAATGTTTCCACAGCAATTATTGCAGGTCTCATGCCACGACTGCATTTGACCAAGGGCTTTATGGGCATGGTCCAGCTGGAAGTTGCCGAACGCATTTGCGCAGCCCCCTGCAGCAGCAATTACGGGAGCCTTTCCGTTTTGGTTTCTGCCTACGCAGACACCCAGATTCTACGAAAGATCGGGCCAGAACACTTTACGCCCAAGCCAAACGTAGACAGCGCCACCATGCTGCTGACACCGCGTGCCGACGCACTCCAAGCCCCCGAAGGATTCTTCGACTTTGTCCGCGCCGCCTTTACACAAAAGCGCAAGACACTTACCAACTCCTTCGGCAAGGCCTACGATAAAAAGAAAATCCAGGAAGCCATCGAGGTCCTAGATTATCCTACCACCGTCCGCGCCGAGGAACTTTCCCCAGAGCAGTTCCTGGAATTCTACAAGGTCATTGTAGGCGCGTAA
- a CDS encoding patatin family protein, with amino-acid sequence MSKVFIKDVALVLEGGGMRGAYTAGVLDVLHDQGFKFGGYAGTSAGATHLCNYLSEQRDRNFRLDTIHSQDKRYMSLGNWLRTGNYFDLKFCYHTVPEEIDPFDFDTFKKNAAESDFYAAASNVETGGAEHLLVRDLRTQMDAIRASSSLALASSLVEYEGKKMFDGNTADSIPFEFMDSIGFKKQVVIVTRPKGYKKSANSLLPLYKLVYRKYPKFIEAVGNRHVRYNKCLTTLAQWEKQGRSFVFRPSVNMKINRVEKDASKITALYALGVKDAKDQLENLKRFLGM; translated from the coding sequence ATGTCTAAGGTTTTTATAAAAGATGTCGCCCTGGTTCTCGAGGGCGGTGGAATGCGCGGAGCCTACACGGCGGGCGTGCTGGATGTTCTGCACGATCAGGGATTCAAGTTCGGCGGTTATGCAGGAACTTCTGCCGGGGCAACCCACCTTTGCAACTACCTGTCGGAACAGCGCGACAGGAACTTCCGTCTGGATACGATCCACTCCCAGGACAAGCGCTATATGAGCCTTGGAAACTGGCTTCGTACCGGCAACTACTTTGACCTGAAATTCTGCTATCACACGGTTCCCGAAGAAATCGATCCCTTCGACTTTGATACTTTCAAGAAAAACGCGGCGGAGTCCGACTTCTATGCCGCAGCCAGCAACGTAGAAACCGGCGGCGCCGAGCATCTGCTTGTACGCGACCTGCGCACTCAAATGGATGCAATCAGGGCGTCCTCCTCGCTGGCCCTCGCCAGCAGCCTTGTGGAATACGAAGGCAAGAAAATGTTCGACGGAAACACCGCCGACAGCATCCCCTTTGAATTCATGGACAGCATCGGATTCAAGAAGCAGGTGGTAATCGTTACCCGCCCCAAGGGATACAAGAAATCGGCCAATTCCCTGCTGCCCCTCTACAAGCTGGTTTACCGCAAGTATCCCAAGTTCATCGAAGCGGTCGGCAACCGTCATGTACGCTACAACAAGTGCCTGACAACTCTCGCCCAATGGGAAAAGCAGGGCAGATCCTTTGTGTTCCGCCCCAGCGTGAACATGAAAATCAACCGCGTCGAGAAGGACGCCTCCAAGATTACCGCCCTCTATGCCCTAGGTGTCAAGGACGCCAAGGACCAGCTGGAAAACCTGAAGCGATTTCTCGGGATGTAG